In Silene latifolia isolate original U9 population chromosome 3, ASM4854445v1, whole genome shotgun sequence, a single window of DNA contains:
- the LOC141648761 gene encoding protein FAR-RED IMPAIRED RESPONSE 1-like, whose translation MTETRIGFYFDYDLDDDGSLRRAIWADGTARDNYKNFGDAVSFDPTYSTNKYSIVFTPFTGVDHHKRSVTFCGALIAREDYESFNWVFSRFLQAMGGKEPEYIITDQDPGIIKSVALVFKTARHRFCMWHIMNKMPSKFGVSRSDYNDFICKINDIIWDDELEAAEFDGIWEQIIEDHGVGRLEDGVDYEDDSKIRERK comes from the exons ATGACTGAAACAAGAATAGGTTTCTACTTTGACTATGACCTTGACGATGATGGCAGCCTGCGTAGGGCCATATGGGCGGACGGTACTGCCCGAGATAATTACAAAAATTTTGGTGATGCGGTGTCATTCGACCCAACTTACTCCACCAATAAGTATTCTATAGTATTCACACCATTCACAGGTGTTGACCACCATAAACGATCTGTGACGTTCTGTGGCGCTCTAATTGCAAGGGAAGATTATGAGTCGTTTAATTGGGTTTTCAGCCGGTTTTTACAAGCAATGGGGGGTAAGGAACCCGAGTACATAATTACAGATCAGGACCCAGGTATTATCAAATCTGTCGCTCTTGTTTTCAAGACAGCGCGCCATCGGTTctgtatgtggcatataatgaacaaaatgCCCAGTAAGTTTGGCGTCTCTAGGAGTGATTATAATGACTTCATATGTAAAATTAatgacattatatgggacgatgaGCTTGAGGCAGCAGAATTTGATGGTATCTGGGAGCAAATAATTGAAGATCATGGTGTTGGC aGACTTGAGGATGGCGTCGATTATGAGGACGactcaaagatcagagagcgaaaatag